One region of candidate division WOR-3 bacterium genomic DNA includes:
- a CDS encoding S8 family serine peptidase, producing MKVKILAVIALVTATLFAWPDLKRPVVTSKDGEEYIAGQLIIELAPECRGRVQISERDGIALFGIEALDELQRKWRVEEIAPLWRNPVVDPVAKKYGCDLQFLIQFNVEQDITPVARDYERLKEVVVVCPNSVMRLDEVPNDPSYSRQWHFVNLNAPIAWGIAKGKTSVINCVLDDGVDLFHPDIEANLWINAAEDRNGNGRFDTLPYPDGDIDGVDQDMNGYADDVVGWDFIGADPVPMCEGSDDHGTHCWGVVNAVTNNGEGVAGTTWNSRSMALRCGGGGSVNVYAAAAAIYYFVPMHAWAVSMSFGSGSPNQVMADACLYAYESGLVLFGSAGNDGLRAVRYPACYEGVENVAASGPTDRKTSWSNYGPWVDVTAPGENIYSTVPRSQGYYRSMDGTSMSAPLAAGVACWIKCFDTTVSNATCLQMLHDACDSMPDSLYLVGELGAGRVSMANVVLPLFYCNLKLTDWRFNDGGGNGRPDPGETVSLIVTYTNSAGWRDATNVSATLGVLGTDVTILKGNATFPNIPAGSSANCAADSFVIQIGPDAPPERIRFFLTVSAQPQAAYPDTNFLVQSGSPRVLVVDDDGGQTYERYYTNALDSNRILYDIYSVQTSGSPSAETLRHYPVVIWFTGDTRTNTLTPTDQANLTSYLDNGGKLILSGQNIAFELQGSQFLADYLHSSFVTDSTGKPYLVGISGDPLTRGDTMVLGGGGGANNARSSDAVLPLGEAVACARFKDYPDPNATPMIRYSGNYKLVFFSVAFEAIDHSSRYLQRWTLIRRIFEWFGERLPGVEEMPPVTGRRPYALHISPNPFTKETGVGFTAPTTGSVELRVYALNGRLLKTIRREVRFGEYVRIKVDAEDTANGIYLFQLVTSDGVYAQKAAVLR from the coding sequence ATGAAAGTGAAAATCTTAGCGGTAATCGCCCTGGTTACTGCCACCTTGTTTGCCTGGCCTGACCTGAAAAGACCGGTAGTAACGTCAAAGGATGGCGAGGAGTATATTGCCGGGCAGTTGATAATTGAACTGGCCCCGGAGTGCCGAGGCCGGGTCCAAATTTCCGAAAGGGATGGGATTGCCCTTTTTGGGATTGAGGCACTTGATGAGTTGCAGAGGAAGTGGCGGGTGGAGGAGATTGCACCCTTGTGGCGTAATCCGGTTGTTGACCCGGTTGCCAAGAAGTATGGGTGTGATTTGCAGTTTCTGATTCAGTTTAATGTTGAGCAGGACATTACACCGGTGGCAAGGGATTATGAGCGGCTGAAAGAGGTTGTCGTTGTCTGCCCGAATAGCGTGATGCGGTTGGATGAGGTGCCGAATGACCCGTCTTATAGCAGGCAGTGGCACTTTGTGAATTTAAATGCGCCCATCGCCTGGGGGATTGCCAAAGGGAAGACGAGCGTGATTAACTGTGTTCTTGATGATGGGGTGGATCTGTTTCATCCCGACATTGAGGCGAATCTCTGGATTAATGCCGCGGAGGACAGAAATGGGAATGGCAGGTTTGATACCCTTCCCTATCCTGATGGCGACATTGACGGTGTTGACCAGGATATGAACGGATATGCGGATGATGTTGTTGGCTGGGACTTTATTGGCGCGGACCCGGTGCCGATGTGTGAGGGTAGTGACGACCATGGGACGCATTGCTGGGGGGTTGTGAATGCGGTGACAAACAACGGTGAAGGTGTTGCCGGTACAACCTGGAACAGCCGCTCAATGGCTTTGCGCTGTGGTGGCGGCGGCTCGGTGAATGTGTATGCAGCGGCAGCGGCGATATACTATTTTGTGCCGATGCATGCTTGGGCAGTTTCAATGAGTTTTGGCTCTGGTAGCCCGAATCAGGTGATGGCTGATGCCTGCCTTTATGCGTATGAGTCGGGTTTAGTCCTTTTTGGTTCTGCGGGTAATGATGGGTTAAGGGCGGTCCGTTATCCCGCCTGTTATGAAGGTGTGGAGAATGTTGCCGCATCTGGTCCTACTGACCGCAAGACATCCTGGTCAAACTATGGACCCTGGGTTGATGTGACCGCACCGGGAGAGAACATCTATTCGACCGTGCCGCGCAGCCAGGGCTATTATCGTTCTATGGATGGGACATCAATGTCTGCGCCCCTTGCCGCTGGGGTTGCCTGTTGGATTAAATGCTTTGACACCACCGTTTCCAACGCCACCTGCCTGCAGATGTTGCATGATGCCTGCGACTCAATGCCTGATAGCCTTTATCTCGTGGGAGAGTTAGGTGCGGGCAGGGTTTCAATGGCAAATGTGGTTCTACCGTTATTCTACTGCAACCTGAAACTGACCGACTGGCGGTTCAACGATGGCGGTGGCAATGGCAGACCTGATCCAGGCGAGACGGTGTCATTGATTGTCACCTATACCAACAGCGCGGGCTGGCGCGATGCCACCAATGTCTCTGCCACCCTCGGCGTTTTGGGCACCGATGTGACAATCCTAAAAGGAAATGCCACCTTTCCCAATATTCCTGCCGGCTCAAGCGCAAACTGCGCCGCAGACTCCTTTGTGATTCAGATTGGTCCGGATGCGCCCCCGGAGAGGATACGGTTCTTTTTGACGGTTAGCGCCCAGCCTCAGGCTGCCTATCCTGACACCAATTTTCTTGTTCAGTCAGGCTCGCCCCGGGTCTTGGTTGTTGACGACGACGGTGGCCAGACATACGAGCGCTATTACACCAATGCCCTTGACTCGAACCGCATCCTCTATGACATCTACTCGGTGCAGACATCCGGTTCACCATCGGCCGAGACCCTGAGGCATTACCCGGTGGTTATCTGGTTTACCGGTGACACCCGCACCAATACCTTGACCCCAACCGACCAGGCAAACCTCACCTCCTATCTTGACAACGGCGGCAAACTGATTCTCTCTGGGCAGAATATTGCGTTTGAACTTCAGGGAAGTCAGTTCCTTGCTGACTATCTCCACTCTTCATTTGTCACCGACTCCACTGGCAAACCCTATCTCGTTGGCATCAGTGGTGACCCATTGACAAGGGGTGATACGATGGTTCTCGGCGGTGGCGGTGGCGCCAACAACGCCCGTTCCAGCGATGCTGTCCTTCCGTTAGGTGAAGCGGTAGCCTGTGCCCGTTTCAAAGATTACCCTGACCCCAATGCCACGCCGATGATTCGTTATTCTGGCAATTACAAACTGGTCTTCTTCTCGGTAGCTTTTGAGGCGATTGACCATTCCAGCCGTTATCTCCAGCGCTGGACATTAATCAGGCGCATTTTTGAATGGTTTGGCGAAAGGCTCCCCGGGGTAGAGGAAATGCCCCCGGTAACAGGGAGGCGACCTTATGCCTTGCATATCAGTCCGAATCCTTTCACGAAAGAGACAGGAGTTGGTTTTACTGCGCCAACAACAGGTTCGGTTGAACTACGGGTCTATGCACTCAACGGCAGGTTGCTGAAGACGATCAGGAGGGAGGTCAGGTTTGGTGAATATGTGCGGATTAAGGTTGATGCTGAGGATACGGCAAACGGTATCTACCTTTTCCAGTTGGTAACATCAGATGGTGTTTACGCCCAGAAGGCGGCGGTGCTGCGTTAG
- the ruvB gene encoding Holliday junction branch migration DNA helicase RuvB — MKKLVERVSSPQRLNGEERFDETLRPRTLKEFIGQKKIKENLRIFIEAARMRQEPLEHILLSGPPGLGKTTLAHIVAQEMQTEIRCSSGPVLERPADLAGILTGLNPGDVFFIDEIHRTNKAVEEFLYPALEEFAIDVMLDRGPGARSERIALSAFTLIGATTRTGLLTAPLRSRFGISLRLDYYPAEELYEIVLRSARILKIGINDEGAYEIARRSRGTPRIANRLLRRVRDYAQVKGNDLIDKEIAQYALAQLDVDSRGLDEMDKRIILTVIDKFGGGPVGINSISVAVSEDPGTIEEVYEPFLVQEGFIQRTPRGRIATPLAYRHFGRKPPFSDQSALF; from the coding sequence ATGAAGAAGTTGGTGGAAAGGGTGTCATCACCACAGCGGCTTAACGGCGAGGAGAGGTTTGATGAGACCTTAAGACCGAGGACATTAAAGGAGTTTATCGGGCAGAAAAAAATTAAGGAGAACCTGAGGATTTTTATTGAGGCGGCGCGGATGAGGCAGGAGCCGTTGGAGCATATCCTCCTTTCCGGACCACCAGGGTTGGGAAAGACAACCCTTGCCCATATCGTTGCCCAGGAGATGCAGACCGAGATTCGCTGTTCCTCAGGTCCGGTGTTGGAAAGGCCGGCTGACCTTGCCGGAATCCTGACCGGTCTTAACCCGGGCGATGTTTTTTTTATTGATGAGATTCACCGGACAAACAAGGCGGTTGAGGAGTTTCTATATCCGGCACTTGAGGAGTTTGCCATTGATGTGATGCTTGATCGGGGACCGGGTGCGCGTTCGGAAAGGATTGCCCTTTCAGCATTTACCCTTATTGGCGCAACAACCCGGACCGGTCTTTTAACAGCACCATTGAGGTCGAGGTTTGGAATTTCACTGAGGCTTGATTACTACCCGGCAGAGGAGCTTTATGAGATTGTCCTGCGCAGCGCGAGAATTCTTAAAATCGGTATCAATGATGAGGGTGCCTATGAGATTGCCAGGCGCTCAAGAGGGACACCAAGGATTGCCAATAGACTATTGCGCAGGGTAAGGGATTATGCCCAGGTTAAGGGTAATGATTTGATTGATAAGGAGATAGCGCAATATGCCCTTGCCCAACTTGATGTTGATTCACGGGGGCTGGATGAGATGGATAAGAGGATAATTTTGACCGTTATTGATAAGTTTGGTGGGGGGCCAGTGGGGATTAATTCCATTTCCGTTGCGGTTAGCGAGGACCCAGGAACAATTGAGGAGGTTTACGAGCCATTTTTAGTCCAAGAGGGGTTTATCCAGCGCACACCAAGGGGCAGGATAGCAACCCCGCTTGCTTATAGGCATTTTGGCAGAAAGCCTCCTTTCTCGGACCAGTCCGCTCTTTTTTGA
- a CDS encoding YebC/PmpR family DNA-binding transcriptional regulator, which yields MSGHSKWATIKHKKSKLDAARGRAFSKLIREITTAARIGGGDIEANPRLRTAVEAARAINMPAENIERAIKRGTGELPGVFYEEVFYEGYAPGGVALLIRALTDNKNRTTAEIRHVFDKYGGSMGAAGCVAWQFKPKGIIVIDRAKAEEDTVLAAALEAGADDVQSDKSNFTVVTPVESFEAVKQQLKNLGIEWERAELTQIATNTVPVSEADAPKVLKLIEMLEELEEVQQVYANFDIPDEVLERVGSAGG from the coding sequence ATGTCTGGACATTCGAAATGGGCAACGATTAAGCACAAAAAGAGTAAACTTGATGCTGCTCGCGGTCGGGCATTTTCCAAGTTGATACGGGAGATAACCACCGCTGCCCGGATCGGGGGTGGTGATATTGAGGCGAATCCACGGCTGCGCACCGCAGTAGAGGCGGCACGGGCGATAAATATGCCCGCGGAAAATATTGAGCGGGCGATCAAGCGTGGAACAGGTGAACTTCCTGGCGTCTTTTATGAAGAGGTCTTTTATGAAGGGTATGCACCGGGTGGGGTGGCGCTTTTAATTCGGGCTTTAACCGATAACAAGAACCGGACCACCGCGGAGATTCGCCATGTGTTTGACAAGTACGGTGGCTCAATGGGGGCTGCGGGCTGTGTTGCCTGGCAGTTCAAGCCCAAGGGGATAATTGTGATTGACCGGGCAAAGGCAGAGGAGGATACGGTCTTGGCAGCGGCGCTTGAGGCTGGTGCGGATGATGTTCAGAGCGACAAGAGCAACTTTACCGTGGTTACCCCGGTTGAGAGTTTTGAGGCGGTAAAGCAGCAGCTGAAAAATTTGGGGATTGAGTGGGAAAGGGCTGAGTTGACACAAATTGCCACCAATACCGTCCCGGTTTCTGAGGCGGATGCACCTAAGGTGTTGAAACTTATTGAGATGCTGGAGGAGTTGGAGGAGGTGCAGCAGGTCTATGCCAACTTTGATATCCCAGATGAGGTCTTAGAGAGGGTTGGTTCCGCGGGCGGATAG
- a CDS encoding 3D domain-containing protein translates to MSRWAFCLVFLFAGCLGPNVQTAIVSPSRQLPPAWLFSGAGEAKAVRSARYLGRFKVTFYWVVEEKDYPQTKSTPLYAQDGKLIGRFSSSFVKDFKIESAARLRDGRCLSYLKKQNRAQVVERFLGHGGYTLIDLKSIAVDPMVIPLGSKVYIPQLENVTVQGKVLNGIFYAHDVGSAVKGNHIDIFIGVKDNIQAFALAGVKSSGSVDVYLLE, encoded by the coding sequence ATGAGCAGATGGGCATTTTGCCTGGTTTTTCTGTTTGCGGGCTGTTTGGGACCTAATGTCCAGACCGCAATTGTGAGCCCAAGCCGGCAGTTGCCGCCGGCATGGCTATTTTCCGGGGCTGGAGAGGCGAAGGCGGTGCGCTCTGCCCGGTATCTGGGCAGGTTCAAGGTTACATTTTACTGGGTTGTTGAGGAAAAGGATTATCCTCAGACCAAGAGCACGCCCCTTTATGCTCAGGATGGGAAACTTATCGGCAGGTTTTCCTCATCATTTGTGAAGGATTTTAAGATTGAGTCTGCTGCCCGGTTAAGGGACGGCAGGTGTTTGAGTTATCTTAAGAAACAGAATCGTGCCCAGGTGGTGGAGCGGTTTTTGGGTCATGGTGGGTATACACTAATTGACCTGAAGTCAATTGCGGTGGACCCGATGGTAATTCCTTTAGGTTCAAAGGTTTACATTCCGCAGCTGGAGAATGTTACGGTTCAGGGCAAGGTTTTGAACGGTATTTTTTATGCCCATGATGTTGGAAGTGCGGTTAAGGGCAATCACATCGATATTTTTATCGGGGTTAAGGATAACATCCAGGCTTTTGCGTTAGCGGGGGTTAAGAGTTCTGGTAGCGTCGATGTGTATCTTTTGGAGTAA
- a CDS encoding FlgD immunoglobulin-like domain containing protein has translation MCLLKKKSREVIIVLLICLFMPAWGLIKINQETLPAPVIHPHSFELLANSRYSVHAGFEGRLPVQVLANILWAMSHVPHLGGYQELYVATEENVYLYQPGSRTLTLHLAGDHRYNSGSAFEVGVATPRHEEAGMAVQAGLLAAIAFWDDTAEVVCCPMKWAADYANRNWHPRHEIKMVNVFGRAPARGLDTTLVAISSDSSLPPPFTNGTDTFELILMDLTQDSVFSNARLSLETVSQLLWAGYGVTPHITTNGRQGLVVPSALAGYFLTSKIYLVREEGVDRYYNRLPGDTNLRTKDHRLERFVWGDRRNDLRLACERVPSSAPVYIVVCVNDTSSYRTMQEAGFVAFNLLMQARALGLGGYITMPLTPQERSAIKNALLLPTSHHPVFVFSCGELTAGIKGQAVRPGVVQIVRAQPAVRKGNLKVEYLLRQPALVQAEVFDLLGRPVKTIFEEKQAPGYHSFIWDGTNEQGRPVRRGSYLITISAGGNFAQHKVTWAR, from the coding sequence ATGTGTTTATTGAAAAAGAAAAGTCGGGAAGTTATTATTGTTCTCCTTATTTGTCTTTTTATGCCCGCTTGGGGCTTGATTAAAATCAATCAGGAGACTCTGCCTGCACCGGTTATTCATCCCCACTCATTTGAACTTCTTGCCAACAGCCGCTATTCGGTTCATGCTGGTTTTGAGGGCAGGTTACCGGTGCAGGTACTTGCCAATATCCTCTGGGCGATGAGCCATGTGCCCCACTTAGGGGGGTATCAGGAGTTATATGTTGCCACCGAAGAAAATGTCTATCTTTATCAGCCCGGGAGCCGAACATTGACCCTGCACCTTGCCGGTGACCATCGATACAACTCTGGGTCTGCATTTGAAGTCGGGGTGGCAACACCGAGGCATGAGGAGGCGGGTATGGCAGTTCAGGCGGGGCTTTTGGCAGCCATTGCATTCTGGGATGACACCGCTGAAGTTGTCTGCTGTCCGATGAAATGGGCGGCAGATTATGCCAACCGCAACTGGCACCCCAGACACGAAATAAAAATGGTGAATGTATTTGGCAGGGCGCCGGCACGCGGGCTGGATACAACCTTGGTGGCAATCTCCTCTGACTCCAGCCTCCCTCCACCATTTACTAATGGCACGGACACCTTTGAACTGATTTTGATGGATTTGACGCAGGACTCGGTTTTCTCGAACGCAAGGCTTTCGCTTGAGACCGTTTCCCAGCTCCTCTGGGCTGGTTACGGGGTCACACCGCATATCACCACCAATGGTCGCCAGGGGTTGGTTGTCCCTAGTGCGCTTGCTGGTTATTTCCTGACGAGCAAGATATATCTGGTGAGGGAGGAGGGGGTTGACCGGTATTATAACCGTCTTCCCGGGGACACAAACTTAAGAACCAAAGATCACCGACTCGAGCGGTTTGTCTGGGGTGACCGGCGCAATGATTTGCGGCTTGCCTGTGAAAGGGTTCCTTCGTCCGCTCCGGTGTATATTGTTGTTTGTGTCAATGACACCTCCTCTTATCGGACGATGCAGGAGGCGGGGTTTGTGGCCTTTAATCTTTTGATGCAGGCAAGGGCGCTCGGGCTTGGTGGGTATATTACCATGCCATTGACTCCCCAGGAGCGGAGTGCAATTAAGAATGCGCTCCTTTTGCCGACAAGCCACCATCCGGTTTTTGTTTTTTCCTGTGGGGAGCTGACGGCCGGGATAAAAGGGCAGGCAGTGCGCCCGGGGGTGGTGCAGATTGTTCGCGCCCAGCCAGCGGTACGAAAGGGTAATTTGAAGGTGGAGTATTTGTTGCGTCAACCCGCTCTTGTCCAGGCAGAGGTGTTTGACCTCTTGGGGAGACCGGTGAAGACCATTTTTGAGGAAAAGCAGGCGCCTGGCTACCATTCGTTTATATGGGATGGCACCAACGAACAGGGTCGGCCGGTGCGCCGGGGCAGTTATCTTATTACCATCTCGGCAGGTGGGAACTTTGCTCAGCACAAGGTGACCTGGGCAAGGTAA
- the ribH gene encoding 6,7-dimethyl-8-ribityllumazine synthase, with protein MERYELKGKLDATGKTFALVVSRFNELISRELLAGALDCLERHNAREVTVVWVPGSFEIPPVALRLATTKKYDALIGLGAVIRGDTPHAEYISAEVAKGLAKVAFKTGVPVTFGIITADNLEQALERAGAKQGNKGWNAALSAIELTNIPWDEG; from the coding sequence ATGGAAAGATATGAATTGAAAGGTAAGTTAGATGCCACCGGCAAAACATTCGCCTTGGTGGTCTCAAGGTTTAACGAACTCATCAGCCGGGAACTTCTCGCGGGCGCGCTTGACTGCCTTGAGCGCCATAACGCCCGTGAGGTCACGGTTGTCTGGGTACCGGGTTCGTTTGAAATCCCGCCCGTTGCCCTACGCCTTGCCACCACCAAAAAATACGACGCCTTGATTGGCCTTGGTGCGGTAATCCGGGGTGATACACCCCATGCCGAATACATTTCCGCCGAGGTCGCGAAAGGGCTTGCCAAAGTGGCCTTCAAAACCGGTGTCCCTGTAACATTCGGCATCATCACCGCTGACAACCTCGAGCAGGCACTGGAAAGGGCAGGTGCCAAACAAGGCAACAAAGGCTGGAACGCTGCCCTTTCCGCCATCGAACTTACTAACATCCCTTGGGATGAAGGTTAA
- a CDS encoding metallophosphoesterase family protein, with product MKLGAISDVHANLEALTAVLNFFRQEGVDQVISLGDVVGYGPDPEACIELLQQAQAKVVAGNHDWGTLGKTPISHFNHLAVAALKWTQKRLKPEHLLFLSSLPLTMNLNSLHLVHASPSAPQNWEYIFTIEEAFSELRACPFEICLVGHTHRPLIVEKPPIGPVRTIPTPAFSLQPDARYLINIGSVGQPRDGDPRACCALIDLKEKRASFHRIPYDILTTQKKMFTFGLPRPLIERLELGI from the coding sequence ATGAAGCTTGGCGCAATCAGCGATGTCCACGCCAACCTTGAGGCACTCACCGCTGTCCTCAACTTCTTCCGCCAAGAGGGGGTGGACCAAGTCATATCTTTAGGTGATGTCGTCGGTTATGGGCCCGACCCTGAAGCCTGCATCGAACTTTTACAACAGGCGCAGGCAAAGGTTGTTGCCGGCAACCACGACTGGGGTACCCTAGGTAAAACTCCAATAAGCCACTTTAATCATCTGGCCGTGGCTGCCCTAAAGTGGACGCAAAAAAGACTAAAACCAGAGCACCTCTTGTTCCTCTCCAGCCTTCCTTTAACGATGAATCTCAACTCACTTCACCTTGTCCACGCCTCCCCCTCTGCCCCGCAAAACTGGGAATACATCTTCACAATTGAAGAGGCTTTTTCCGAACTTCGCGCCTGCCCTTTTGAAATTTGCCTTGTGGGTCACACCCACCGGCCGCTAATAGTAGAAAAGCCTCCGATTGGACCGGTACGGACAATACCTACCCCTGCATTTTCTCTCCAGCCAGATGCCCGCTATCTCATCAATATTGGGAGTGTTGGGCAGCCAAGAGACGGTGACCCGCGTGCCTGCTGCGCGCTTATCGACCTGAAAGAAAAACGGGCCTCTTTCCACCGCATTCCTTACGATATCCTTACCACCCAAAAGAAGATGTTTACTTTTGGCTTACCAAGACCGCTGATAGAGCGGCTTGAATTGGGAATATAA
- the ruvC gene encoding crossover junction endodeoxyribonuclease RuvC, with the protein MRKGAPGRILGVDPGLSATGFGIIDKQGGVLTQGVIKTDPSWELPVRLFYLGQEINKILRRYQPECCAIESLFFKGGGARSVILSAESRGVILAALARNKIPVYEITPATVKLAVTGSGRASKRQLNYMIRKILKFDDGLSEHAADALAVAYCLRNRLKR; encoded by the coding sequence GTGCGAAAAGGAGCACCGGGCAGGATATTAGGGGTTGACCCAGGGTTGAGCGCTACCGGTTTTGGCATTATTGATAAACAGGGCGGGGTTTTGACCCAGGGGGTGATAAAAACCGACCCATCTTGGGAGTTGCCGGTAAGGCTTTTTTATTTGGGTCAGGAGATTAATAAGATATTGAGAAGGTATCAGCCCGAATGCTGCGCAATCGAGAGCCTTTTTTTTAAAGGTGGCGGTGCGCGGAGTGTGATTCTTTCCGCAGAGTCCCGCGGGGTAATATTGGCGGCTTTAGCCAGGAATAAGATTCCGGTTTATGAAATTACCCCTGCCACGGTGAAACTGGCGGTCACCGGCTCAGGCAGGGCATCAAAGCGGCAGTTGAATTATATGATTAGAAAGATACTGAAATTTGATGACGGACTTTCCGAGCATGCCGCAGATGCCCTGGCTGTTGCCTACTGTCTGAGAAACCGGCTTAAGAGATGA
- the ruvA gene encoding Holliday junction branch migration protein RuvA has translation MIAILRGRVLTKEPTRAVLDVNGIGFELRVPLSTSSRLPEPGNEATVLVEVGFTKAGVELFGFFDKKEQEVFRLITAVKGVGPRAALNLLSRFEPEEVVEAIKNKDVGFLRSVPGIGEKKAGEIIKRFEGEKKEFARRAVKLPERLSRLKTDAVNALVSLGLSRREAEERLNRLELKEEMSLQEVLKRALRQGK, from the coding sequence ATGATCGCCATTTTGAGGGGAAGGGTTTTAACAAAGGAGCCGACAAGGGCGGTCCTTGATGTTAATGGCATCGGTTTTGAACTTAGGGTACCGCTTTCCACATCCAGCCGGTTGCCAGAGCCGGGTAATGAGGCAACGGTTCTCGTTGAGGTGGGGTTCACTAAGGCTGGTGTTGAGCTTTTCGGCTTTTTTGATAAGAAGGAGCAGGAGGTTTTCCGGCTAATAACCGCGGTAAAAGGGGTTGGTCCAAGGGCGGCTCTGAACCTACTTTCAAGGTTTGAGCCGGAGGAGGTGGTGGAAGCAATTAAAAACAAGGATGTGGGGTTTCTCCGCTCAGTTCCCGGTATTGGCGAGAAAAAGGCGGGCGAGATAATCAAGCGTTTTGAGGGCGAGAAAAAGGAGTTTGCCAGGAGAGCGGTAAAACTGCCCGAGAGGCTTTCCCGGCTCAAAACTGATGCGGTTAATGCACTTGTCTCCCTTGGTTTGAGCAGGAGGGAGGCGGAGGAAAGGCTGAACCGGCTGGAGCTTAAGGAGGAGATGAGCCTGCAGGAGGTTTTGAAAAGGGCGCTCAGGCAGGGAAAATAG
- a CDS encoding bifunctional 3,4-dihydroxy-2-butanone-4-phosphate synthase/GTP cyclohydrolase II gives MPRVKEKRPCQQLNSGFASVSEALKEIRQGRLLIVVDDEERENEGDLVCAAEKITPAKVNFMAKYARGLICVALTPERCAELELVAQTTNSTALHGTAWTVSVDAVRGTTTGISAHDRAITIKALVDPKTKPSDLARPGHIFPLMARTGGVLVRAGHTEAAVDLARLAGLQPAGVICEIMADDGKMARLPQLKRLAKRFGLKIITVKDLIDYRRHREILVQRLIETNLPTKFGDFRLIVYEDKVEGYAHLALVKGEVKGKERVLVRVHSQCLTGDVLHSLRCDCGEQLAQALKMIAEEGLGVLVYMRQEGRGIGITNKIRAYALQDKGLDTVDANLALGFPPDLRDYGIGAQILSDLGLSSIRLLTNNPCKVVGLAGFGLKIVERVPIVVKPNRKNLKYLITKRDRLGHLLGPIEKGV, from the coding sequence ATGCCCCGAGTTAAGGAAAAACGCCCTTGTCAACAGTTAAATAGCGGATTTGCCTCGGTTTCTGAAGCGCTTAAGGAAATACGGCAAGGTAGGCTTCTGATTGTGGTCGACGATGAGGAAAGGGAAAATGAAGGTGACCTTGTGTGTGCTGCAGAAAAAATCACCCCAGCAAAGGTCAACTTTATGGCAAAGTATGCACGCGGCTTAATCTGCGTTGCCCTTACCCCGGAGCGATGTGCAGAACTGGAACTGGTTGCCCAGACCACCAACTCTACTGCGCTCCATGGTACCGCCTGGACCGTTTCCGTTGACGCAGTGAGGGGAACAACCACCGGCATTTCTGCCCATGACCGGGCAATCACAATAAAAGCCTTGGTTGACCCGAAAACCAAGCCTTCTGACCTTGCCCGCCCCGGACACATTTTCCCGCTGATGGCCCGTACAGGTGGGGTATTGGTACGTGCAGGACATACTGAAGCCGCTGTTGACCTCGCCCGCCTTGCCGGTCTCCAACCCGCGGGTGTCATATGTGAAATTATGGCTGATGATGGCAAAATGGCGCGCCTGCCACAACTAAAGCGGTTGGCAAAAAGGTTTGGGCTCAAGATTATCACCGTCAAGGATTTAATTGACTACCGGCGCCACCGAGAGATCCTCGTTCAGCGCCTGATTGAGACCAACCTCCCGACAAAGTTTGGTGATTTCCGTCTGATTGTGTACGAAGACAAGGTCGAAGGTTATGCCCATCTTGCACTGGTTAAAGGAGAGGTTAAGGGGAAGGAAAGGGTCCTTGTGCGTGTCCATTCCCAATGTCTCACCGGCGATGTTCTTCACTCCTTGCGTTGCGACTGCGGCGAGCAACTTGCCCAGGCGCTGAAGATGATCGCCGAGGAGGGCTTGGGTGTCTTAGTATATATGCGCCAAGAAGGAAGGGGCATCGGCATAACGAACAAAATTCGTGCCTATGCCCTCCAAGACAAAGGGCTTGATACGGTTGATGCCAATCTGGCACTCGGCTTCCCACCCGACCTCCGTGATTATGGCATTGGTGCCCAGATACTCTCTGACCTTGGTCTTTCCTCTATTCGGCTTTTGACCAACAACCCGTGCAAGGTTGTTGGACTCGCTGGGTTTGGTCTTAAGATTGTCGAAAGGGTGCCGATTGTGGTCAAACCCAATCGCAAAAACCTGAAATATTTGATAACCAAAAGGGACCGCCTGGGGCATCTTTTGGGTCCAATTGAGAAAGGAGTGTAA
- the nusB gene encoding transcription antitermination factor NusB: protein MTQRRLARESAIEVLYRLDLVGDEPTDTIQEICARKNPSEEAETYLRRLVDTVEKNLAEIDATLRRHLKRWRLERLTYLDRAILRIGCAEILYFDDIPPKVAINEAVELAKKFGDDKAGKFVNGVLDGVFKGRNKAVKTDSPR, encoded by the coding sequence ATGACCCAGCGCCGGCTCGCCCGGGAAAGTGCGATTGAGGTCCTTTACCGGCTTGACCTGGTTGGCGATGAGCCCACCGATACCATCCAGGAAATCTGCGCCCGCAAAAATCCATCAGAAGAGGCTGAAACCTATCTCCGCCGACTTGTTGATACGGTCGAAAAAAACCTCGCTGAGATTGACGCCACGCTCCGCCGCCATCTCAAACGGTGGCGCCTTGAAAGACTCACCTACCTTGACCGGGCGATACTCCGCATCGGCTGTGCCGAGATCCTCTACTTTGATGACATTCCACCGAAGGTGGCGATTAACGAGGCGGTAGAACTGGCAAAGAAGTTCGGTGATGACAAGGCTGGTAAATTTGTCAATGGCGTCCTTGACGGCGTCTTCAAGGGAAGAAACAAGGCAGTAAAGACCGATTCGCCCCGATGA